The genomic stretch TCGTCGCATCATCCGGCTTGGTCGTGCCATCTTCGGTGGTCGTTGTGCCATCTTCGGTGGTCGTCGTGCTGTCTTCAGTGGTCGTCGTGCCATCTTCAGTGGTCGTTGTGCCATCTTCAGTGGTCGTTGTGCCATCTTCGGTGGTCGTCGTGCCGTCTTCGGTGGTCGTCGTGCCGTCTTCGGTGGTCGTCGTGCCGTCTTCGGTGGTCGTCGTGCCGTCTTCTGCAGTCGTCGTACCGTCTTCGGTGGTCGTCGTACCATCTTCAGTGGTGGTGCCGTCTTCATCTTGTGCTTCGAGCAGTTCGGACGCTTTGAGGAGCAGTTCTTCGATCTCCTTCATTTGCTCTTCATTGTATTCGGTATTGCCTTGCTCGGCGAGCACTTTCAGTTCCTGCGCCTTTTCGTTCGCATATTGCAGAAGCAGTGCCGCTTCTTTTTTGTCGTCGAAAGTGAACATCAGATTGATGTCGCGGATCAACTGTTTGAAGAAGTAGAAAAAGTTGTCTGGGGTGAGACCGACTTGTTCTGCATCCACTTCTGTGCCTGCCGTCGCAGTGCTCGTGGTCGTCGTCGTGACGGTGCTGTTGTCTTCATTGGCCAGCGCTGAGAATGGCGATAGCATCAGGGTTGCGATCAATACGGAGGAAGTAAGTAACGTCTTAGGTTTTTTCATCGATTAAATTTTCATCCTTTCAACCAATCTCGTATCGTGCTCGCTATATATTACGAGTACAGGTTGCAAGTTTGTGGGTGTCGCGTTCAAAAAAATAAGCAACCACTGCGCTCAGCGACGTCGCCCCTCCTCCATTTTCTGCACTAAAACGATGTACATCGCATGCGACCACAACAGCGGGCAGGCAGGCTCGCCCCAGCGTTTCACCCATTGTTGCTGCGCTTCCGGGTACAAAAG from Tumebacillus algifaecis encodes the following:
- a CDS encoding DUF5667 domain-containing protein, translated to MKKPKTLLTSSVLIATLMLSPFSALANEDNSTVTTTTTSTATAGTEVDAEQVGLTPDNFFYFFKQLIRDINLMFTFDDKKEAALLLQYANEKAQELKVLAEQGNTEYNEEQMKEIEELLLKASELLEAQDEDGTTTEDGTTTTEDGTTTAEDGTTTTEDGTTTTEDGTTTTEDGTTTTEDGTTTTEDGTTTTEDGTTTTEDSTTTTEDGTTTTEDGTTKPDDATTVPTDEQKPAEQGELTHAQALLVLKALLDKLPEEGRHGVEKAIKKIEKCVKKHEHKQDKHKNHSHKAQQKPTGTTPAPSTETKPETKTDSTVTITPVVSKTPVTATVQAKEEVQPKAKQDPAKKQKDKNDSNKGQGKQQGEQNSAHKHNDKNENKQNAQNNRDSQKGHNGNSNHGKSEKRGANQNNNAQ